The following coding sequences lie in one bacterium genomic window:
- a CDS encoding HAD family hydrolase, giving the protein MKTRDEAMALLREYTQSESLIKHALGVEAAMRWHAEKNALPAEDVEMWGITGLLHDFDYEQFPNPTAPDGHPYKGNMILEELGYAEEIRIAIMGHALYTDTPRDTLMAKTLFAVDEMSGLITAAVLVRPDKSIYELGVKSVKKKFKDKAFARGCNRDEMRLAAEELGIELDAHIENMIEALRGAAEELGLAGVVSLGGPVTASA; this is encoded by the coding sequence ATGAAAACGAGGGATGAAGCGATGGCGCTTTTGCGTGAGTATACTCAGTCAGAGAGCCTTATAAAGCATGCACTTGGTGTTGAAGCGGCGATGCGTTGGCATGCAGAAAAAAATGCACTGCCTGCGGAAGATGTCGAAATGTGGGGAATTACCGGACTCTTGCATGACTTTGATTATGAGCAGTTTCCCAATCCTACGGCACCTGATGGTCATCCCTACAAGGGGAATATGATTCTTGAAGAGCTGGGATACGCAGAAGAAATTCGTATTGCGATAATGGGACATGCGCTATACACCGACACTCCTCGCGATACTTTGATGGCAAAGACACTCTTTGCCGTAGATGAGATGAGTGGGTTGATTACGGCTGCAGTGCTTGTGAGACCAGATAAATCTATCTATGAGTTGGGAGTAAAATCAGTAAAGAAAAAGTTTAAAGACAAGGCGTTTGCTAGAGGATGCAACCGAGATGAGATGCGTTTAGCGGCAGAAGAGCTTGGAATTGAGCTTGATGCGCACATTGAGAATATGATTGAAGCACTCCGCGGAGCAGCTGAGGAGCTTGGATTAGCTGGGGTGGTCAGTCTGGGCGGTCCCGTAACAGCGAGTGCATAA